In Porphyrobacter sp. LM 6, one DNA window encodes the following:
- a CDS encoding beta strand repeat-containing protein: MPTINGTTGNDVLPGTQADDTINGGAGNDTIVDRYGDDVIDGGDGDDVIVDEGGSNTIRGGNGNDRITFSDVYSLPGSTIGNPARTNLIEGGAGNDFVTVGRLTRGALTVDLGEGDDILRITSLIPDIAVFRLGAGRDTVLLTYDFGDTVRANLGILTIADFTAGDAGDILNLGEMVRGLFSSPSVFAAFDGANPFANGVLRLVQDGADTLIQLDYDGSKSNITAPFTIIRLENVVATSLTAANFSGLNPAGGAPALPTVGGTAGDDLIFGPSSGAIINGGDGRDEIIGGFRADEINGGSGNDIIDGGAGADVLRGGDGDDTITDQWGNDTIEGGIGNDRILIYRPGISGVDTVLNETVTVNAGDGNDYVRLELDRRDFAPLTQRTLHGIVDLGAGDDVIELVAPSYNILLPTAQITLGTGRDRVIVDTRAPQLGMSVTITDFAAGNSGDILEVAVPIGLAPAWNRVSNPFASGHLFLQQDGADTLVRFDYDGTGGGSGDGYHFTLVRLVGVTAASLTAANFNGYDPTGATSSFQIRAGTSGNDELTGSFGNDLIEGGDGDDVITEVYGGSDTLRGGNGNDTIRVATLYSPTSDTVTISGDAGNDLVDFSLSTTSGLTYAANIDLGIGDDRLILRSAPSGGMVITLGAGRDVIELAPGLAGTSVGAITITDFQTGNSGDLLDWNLFAESDLSIDADTDFEGFVQEHMRLLQVGNDTHLQISEVGYSQQFVTLAVFQNTVATSFTAANLGFDPNHATLLGTAAGETLGGTANLDIIWAGEGNDTINGLVGDDRLYGEAGTDIINGGDGNDFIRGGLGDDTLNGNDGDDTIDSGGGRDGVFGGGGNDIIDDFGGIDDIDAGSGNDRVNVSLTFALTADGGGIAPGRVIAGDGNDVVTITDAFLGTSNPPEGATPYSVDLGAGDDLLITDGHFGRITLGAGRDVVQFVEGVDSYGSVITDFATGATGDRIDLTGLLGFSIDVFDRTLIDLLRLGGNPFELGIYELRQVGSDVQLILSPSVSGDYVEQLVMTFQNTQVSAFTAENFSGFDPHAVPLVPRYIYENTTIGTGESLSLVNITPDGLVLMGANSGFVYRAIDDSDFINNGSVTTIADRPGYGLPIGFGVSRSSAPGVDAWFVNSATGEFIVAANFDDGSGIISFSATQAFGFYAPQQAVHFRNDGYFEVTSAIGSAFGVVTGFDTTTTRQFVNNGTLIADGAYGGFAVELGFAASFLNTGAIAAFGLVEAVGVRWSQYGGGSFVNSGTIFALNSLDSPFFSVGVLLIEVPDANVTPPRVIENSGIISADIAILSADGSPAGQVTNHVRNTGLIEGAILLGFGNDAVFNNDGGEIRGAVLLEEGNDLYDGIGGTLVGSVRGGLGDDTYRIDDAAIDIIENASEGTDTVEIGRDYTLRDNFEVLRLLGNDGFSGTGNTLDNQLFGNAAGNRLTGLGGNDTINGGSNVDTAVVRGLRSAYTVTQTSTGVFQVVGPDGTDTLTAIEFLQFDDQVLRLRPGTGVSVNFNTADPSVYQSAMNNIRDFDGNALGGNGSWLRIGSADVNGDGDVDQILVNRTIGRFATIGTAPDGLVYFSDHSWAGETRVAGIYIDPLVASGQVVAGSANDSQRRFQNDLQIENINRVLGASDYDRDGLQEVYFALTDGTAYLRAIMEADGNIRYANYQSQQEVINYLTANGFGPSTWAGWFPQPTSGEASLIGEDDASLVKGDPGSDTLGTGALDAGLAGTPHSFHPMFTIPTEVLAPEFYG, encoded by the coding sequence ATGCCCACCATCAACGGAACCACCGGCAACGACGTGCTGCCCGGCACCCAGGCGGATGACACGATCAACGGCGGGGCTGGCAACGACACCATCGTCGATCGCTATGGCGATGACGTCATCGACGGCGGTGATGGCGACGATGTGATCGTCGACGAGGGTGGCAGCAACACCATCCGGGGCGGCAACGGCAACGACCGCATCACATTCAGCGACGTCTATTCGCTGCCCGGCAGCACCATCGGGAACCCGGCGCGCACCAACCTGATCGAGGGCGGGGCGGGCAACGACTTCGTCACGGTTGGCCGCCTGACGCGCGGTGCGTTGACCGTCGATCTGGGCGAGGGTGACGATATTCTGCGGATCACCAGCCTGATCCCCGACATTGCGGTCTTCCGGCTCGGCGCGGGCCGTGACACGGTCCTGCTGACTTATGACTTTGGCGATACCGTCAGGGCCAATCTTGGCATCCTGACGATTGCCGATTTCACCGCGGGCGATGCGGGCGATATCCTCAACCTCGGCGAGATGGTGCGCGGGCTGTTCAGCAGTCCTTCGGTATTCGCCGCCTTTGACGGCGCCAACCCCTTTGCCAATGGCGTGCTGCGCTTGGTGCAGGACGGCGCAGATACGCTGATCCAGCTCGATTACGATGGCTCCAAGAGCAACATAACTGCACCCTTCACCATCATCCGGCTCGAAAACGTCGTCGCCACATCGCTCACGGCTGCGAACTTCTCCGGCCTCAATCCGGCTGGCGGCGCGCCCGCGCTGCCGACGGTTGGTGGCACGGCTGGCGACGATCTGATCTTCGGCCCGTCATCGGGCGCGATCATCAACGGCGGTGATGGCCGGGACGAGATCATCGGCGGCTTCCGCGCCGACGAGATCAATGGCGGCAGCGGCAATGACATCATCGATGGCGGTGCGGGGGCCGACGTGCTGCGCGGCGGTGATGGCGACGACACGATTACCGACCAATGGGGCAATGACACCATTGAAGGCGGCATCGGCAATGACCGCATCCTGATTTACCGCCCGGGTATCTCCGGGGTCGACACGGTGCTCAACGAAACCGTGACGGTCAATGCCGGCGACGGCAACGACTATGTCCGCCTCGAACTCGACCGCCGCGATTTCGCTCCGCTCACCCAGCGCACGCTTCACGGGATCGTCGATCTCGGCGCGGGCGATGACGTGATCGAACTCGTGGCGCCGAGCTACAATATCCTGTTGCCGACGGCGCAGATCACTCTCGGCACCGGGCGCGACCGCGTGATTGTGGACACCCGCGCACCGCAACTGGGAATGTCGGTCACGATCACCGATTTTGCTGCGGGCAACAGCGGCGATATTCTCGAAGTTGCGGTGCCGATCGGCCTTGCCCCGGCGTGGAACCGGGTCAGCAACCCCTTTGCCAGCGGACACCTGTTCCTCCAGCAGGACGGCGCGGACACGCTGGTGCGGTTCGACTATGACGGTACCGGCGGCGGCAGCGGTGATGGCTATCACTTCACGCTGGTGCGGCTCGTCGGCGTCACCGCAGCGAGCCTGACGGCGGCGAACTTCAACGGCTACGACCCCACCGGCGCGACCTCGTCCTTCCAGATCCGCGCGGGCACTTCGGGCAATGACGAACTGACTGGCTCGTTCGGCAATGACCTGATCGAGGGCGGGGACGGCGATGACGTCATCACCGAGGTCTATGGCGGCTCCGATACGCTGCGCGGCGGCAACGGCAACGACACCATCCGCGTGGCGACGCTCTATTCGCCCACGTCCGATACGGTGACGATCAGCGGCGATGCCGGCAATGATCTGGTCGATTTCAGCCTCAGCACGACCTCAGGGCTCACCTATGCCGCCAATATCGATCTCGGCATCGGCGATGATCGGCTGATCCTGCGCTCAGCCCCAAGCGGCGGGATGGTGATCACGTTGGGGGCGGGGCGCGATGTGATCGAGCTTGCGCCGGGCCTTGCCGGCACTTCGGTTGGTGCCATCACCATTACCGACTTCCAGACCGGAAATAGCGGCGATCTGCTCGACTGGAACCTGTTTGCCGAAAGCGATCTGTCGATCGACGCGGACACCGATTTCGAGGGCTTCGTGCAGGAGCATATGCGGCTGCTGCAGGTCGGCAACGACACCCACTTGCAGATATCCGAAGTCGGCTACAGCCAGCAGTTCGTGACGCTCGCGGTGTTCCAGAACACCGTGGCGACCAGCTTTACTGCGGCCAATCTCGGCTTCGATCCCAACCATGCAACATTGCTCGGCACGGCGGCGGGAGAAACGCTTGGCGGCACCGCCAATCTCGACATCATCTGGGCTGGCGAGGGCAATGACACGATCAACGGGCTGGTCGGCGATGATCGCCTCTATGGCGAAGCGGGCACTGACATCATCAACGGCGGCGACGGAAATGATTTCATTCGCGGCGGGCTTGGTGACGACACGCTGAACGGGAACGATGGTGACGATACGATCGACTCCGGTGGCGGGCGCGATGGCGTGTTCGGCGGCGGCGGAAATGACATCATCGACGATTTTGGCGGGATTGACGATATCGATGCAGGTTCGGGTAACGACCGCGTCAACGTCAGTCTGACTTTCGCATTGACCGCCGATGGTGGCGGCATTGCACCCGGCAGAGTCATCGCTGGCGATGGCAATGATGTGGTCACCATAACCGATGCATTTTTGGGGACGAGCAACCCGCCGGAAGGCGCGACCCCCTATTCGGTCGATCTCGGCGCGGGGGACGATCTTCTGATCACTGACGGGCATTTCGGGCGGATCACGCTCGGCGCCGGACGCGATGTGGTCCAGTTTGTCGAAGGCGTCGACAGCTACGGGTCGGTCATCACCGACTTCGCAACCGGAGCGACAGGGGACCGGATCGATCTCACCGGATTGCTCGGCTTTTCGATCGACGTTTTCGACCGCACCTTGATCGACCTGCTTCGGCTCGGCGGCAATCCGTTTGAGCTAGGCATCTACGAGCTGCGTCAGGTCGGCAGTGACGTGCAGCTGATCCTGAGCCCGTCAGTCAGCGGCGATTATGTCGAACAGCTGGTGATGACCTTCCAGAACACGCAGGTCTCTGCCTTCACGGCCGAGAATTTCTCCGGCTTCGATCCGCACGCTGTCCCGCTCGTCCCGCGCTACATTTACGAGAACACCACCATCGGCACCGGCGAGTCGCTGTCGCTCGTCAACATCACCCCCGACGGGCTGGTGTTGATGGGCGCGAATAGCGGTTTCGTTTACCGCGCAATCGACGATTCTGATTTCATCAACAATGGCAGCGTCACCACCATCGCCGACCGACCCGGATACGGCCTGCCGATCGGGTTCGGGGTGAGCCGGAGCTCCGCCCCCGGCGTGGATGCATGGTTCGTCAACAGCGCGACCGGCGAATTCATCGTCGCCGCCAACTTTGATGACGGTTCGGGCATCATCTCCTTCAGTGCCACGCAAGCCTTCGGTTTCTACGCCCCGCAGCAGGCGGTGCATTTCCGCAATGACGGCTATTTCGAGGTCACTTCGGCCATCGGAAGTGCCTTCGGGGTGGTCACCGGTTTCGATACCACCACGACGCGGCAATTCGTCAACAACGGCACTTTGATCGCCGATGGGGCCTATGGCGGCTTTGCAGTCGAACTGGGCTTTGCCGCCAGCTTCCTTAACACCGGAGCTATTGCGGCATTCGGTCTGGTCGAGGCGGTTGGCGTGCGTTGGAGCCAGTATGGCGGCGGCAGCTTTGTCAACTCGGGAACGATCTTCGCGCTCAACAGCCTCGATTCGCCGTTCTTCAGTGTCGGAGTGCTGCTGATCGAGGTGCCCGACGCCAATGTCACCCCGCCGCGTGTGATCGAAAACAGCGGGATCATCTCCGCCGACATCGCGATCCTCTCGGCCGACGGCAGCCCGGCGGGGCAGGTCACCAACCACGTCCGCAATACCGGTCTGATCGAAGGTGCGATCCTGCTCGGCTTCGGCAATGACGCGGTGTTCAACAATGACGGCGGCGAAATCCGCGGTGCGGTGCTGCTCGAGGAAGGCAACGACCTTTACGATGGCATCGGCGGTACGCTGGTCGGCAGTGTGCGCGGCGGTCTGGGCGATGACACCTACCGCATTGACGATGCTGCGATCGACATCATCGAGAACGCGAGCGAAGGGACCGACACGGTCGAGATCGGGCGCGACTACACGCTGCGCGACAATTTCGAGGTTCTGCGCCTGCTGGGCAACGACGGGTTCTCGGGAACGGGCAACACACTCGACAACCAGCTCTTTGGGAATGCAGCCGGCAACCGCCTGACGGGCCTTGGCGGCAACGACACGATCAACGGCGGCAGCAATGTGGATACGGCGGTCGTGCGCGGTCTGCGCTCGGCCTATACCGTGACCCAGACCTCGACCGGCGTGTTCCAGGTGGTGGGGCCGGACGGGACGGATACGCTGACCGCGATCGAGTTCCTGCAGTTCGACGATCAGGTGCTTCGCTTGCGGCCCGGGACCGGAGTGAGCGTCAACTTCAACACTGCCGATCCCTCGGTATACCAGTCGGCGATGAACAATATCCGCGACTTTGACGGCAATGCGCTGGGCGGCAATGGCTCGTGGCTGCGGATCGGTTCGGCGGACGTGAACGGGGATGGCGACGTTGACCAGATCCTCGTCAACCGCACCATCGGACGGTTCGCCACCATCGGCACAGCCCCCGATGGCCTCGTCTACTTCTCGGATCACAGCTGGGCGGGCGAGACGCGCGTGGCGGGGATCTATATCGATCCGCTGGTCGCTTCGGGGCAGGTGGTTGCAGGCAGCGCCAACGACAGCCAGCGCCGGTTCCAGAACGATCTCCAGATCGAGAACATCAACCGCGTGCTGGGTGCCAGCGACTACGACCGCGATGGCTTGCAGGAGGTCTACTTCGCGCTGACCGACGGGACGGCCTATCTGCGCGCGATCATGGAGGCTGACGGCAACATCCGCTACGCCAACTACCAGTCGCAGCAGGAGGTGATCAACTACCTCACCGCCAACGGCTTTGGCCCGTCGACCTGGGCAGGCTGGTTCCCGCAACCCACCAGCGGCGAGGCGAGCCTGATCGGCGAGGATGATGCGAGCCTCGTCAAGGGCGATCCCGGATCAGACACGCTCGGCACCGGCGCGCTGGACGCAGGGCTGGCGGGCACCCCCCACAGCTTCCACCCGATGTTCACCATCCCGACCGAAGTGCTCGCCCCCGAATTCTACGGGTAA
- a CDS encoding glycosyltransferase family 4 protein, protein MTAVSPAERAGAAITEPVLLDVTRLVARAWSGRHSTGIDRVCAAYLDHFRPHARAVVQHRGLIRALPHRESAELFTLIEAPPRGRRTALARVLSSALLSGTAEAELSGRAYLNVGDTDFDLRSHHRWAEQTGVRPFYFLHDLIPALNPAFSRPHAVRRHRGRVRGALEHGAGVIVGTQAVRQEVEAYAAANGWPLPPLAVAPLAGADFAQMPEVRAEEQAPFFLCVGTIEPRKNHRLLFAVWEQLAARLGAETPKLIIAGQTGPMTGDLLAPLANLAPHIEHRPSCSDAELADLMRGARAVLMPSLAEGFGLPVVEALQCGTPVIASALPVFAEIGQGATRLVDPRDSAAWEQAVCAAVHAPSRKTGPVPGFVPPRWQDHFEVVERFIASRVPCAQSSSKRVLAA, encoded by the coding sequence ATGACGGCAGTCAGTCCGGCCGAGCGCGCCGGTGCCGCAATCACCGAACCGGTCCTGTTGGACGTGACGCGCCTCGTCGCCCGCGCCTGGTCGGGGCGGCACTCCACCGGGATTGACCGCGTATGCGCGGCCTATCTCGATCACTTCCGTCCGCATGCCCGCGCCGTGGTGCAGCATCGCGGGCTCATTCGCGCGCTGCCGCATCGGGAATCCGCTGAACTGTTCACGCTGATTGAGGCTCCGCCTCGCGGGCGCCGCACTGCGCTTGCGCGGGTGCTCTCATCGGCCCTGCTGTCGGGGACGGCGGAGGCAGAGTTGTCCGGGCGCGCCTATCTCAATGTCGGCGATACCGACTTCGACTTGCGATCCCATCACCGCTGGGCCGAGCAGACCGGCGTCCGGCCCTTCTACTTCCTGCACGATCTCATTCCTGCGCTGAACCCCGCTTTTTCGCGCCCGCATGCGGTGAGGCGCCATCGCGGGCGTGTGCGCGGCGCGCTTGAGCATGGCGCGGGCGTGATTGTTGGCACCCAGGCGGTCCGGCAAGAGGTTGAAGCCTACGCCGCCGCGAATGGCTGGCCGTTGCCACCACTGGCAGTCGCACCCCTTGCCGGAGCCGATTTCGCGCAGATGCCGGAGGTTCGGGCCGAGGAACAGGCGCCATTCTTCCTGTGCGTCGGCACGATCGAGCCACGCAAGAACCACCGCCTGCTGTTTGCCGTCTGGGAGCAATTGGCTGCCCGCTTGGGGGCGGAAACCCCTAAGCTCATCATAGCCGGCCAGACCGGGCCGATGACCGGCGACCTGCTCGCACCGCTCGCAAACCTCGCGCCGCATATCGAACATCGCCCGTCGTGCAGCGACGCCGAACTGGCCGATCTGATGCGCGGCGCGCGCGCTGTGCTGATGCCGAGCCTTGCAGAGGGCTTCGGCTTGCCCGTGGTCGAGGCGCTGCAATGCGGTACCCCCGTCATCGCCAGCGCCTTGCCAGTCTTTGCGGAAATCGGGCAAGGTGCAACGCGGCTGGTCGATCCGCGTGACAGCGCCGCCTGGGAGCAGGCGGTCTGCGCCGCAGTTCACGCGCCGTCGCGCAAGACCGGCCCCGTACCGGGTTTCGTCCCGCCACGCTGGCAGGACCATTTTGAAGTCGTCGAGCGTTTCATTGCCAGCCGGGTGCCCTGTGCCCAATCCTCCAGCAAAAGAGTTCTTGCCGCGTGA
- a CDS encoding ABC transporter permease, translating to MASLPDTPVPLWHSLRIQLRVIDALLRREMLTRYGRHNIGFLWLFVEPMIFTIGVTILWTATKSVHGSDLPISAFALTGYSSVLLWRNMPGRCIGALQNNLALMYHRNIKVGDIYVARLLIEFGGATISFAVLGLFFIAVEWIKPPEDFLQVVAGWLLIAWFGSALAVALGALSHLSELVDKLWHPFSYLLFPLSGAAFIVAALPQFAQEIVLWIPTVHGIELVREGFFGDRARAIYDLGYVIPFNLVLTLIALIALRYVARRVVPE from the coding sequence ATGGCTTCCCTGCCCGACACCCCGGTGCCTCTGTGGCATTCGCTGCGCATCCAGCTGCGGGTGATCGACGCCTTGCTGCGGCGCGAGATGCTGACGCGCTATGGCCGGCATAATATCGGCTTCCTGTGGCTGTTCGTCGAACCGATGATCTTCACCATCGGGGTGACGATCCTGTGGACCGCGACCAAATCGGTGCATGGCAGCGATCTGCCGATCTCGGCCTTCGCGCTGACCGGTTATTCGAGCGTGCTGCTGTGGCGCAACATGCCGGGCCGCTGCATCGGTGCCCTGCAGAACAACCTCGCGCTGATGTATCACCGCAACATCAAGGTCGGCGATATCTATGTCGCGCGGCTGCTGATCGAATTCGGCGGTGCGACCATTTCCTTTGCGGTGCTGGGGCTGTTCTTCATCGCGGTCGAATGGATCAAGCCGCCGGAGGATTTCCTGCAAGTTGTGGCCGGCTGGCTGCTGATCGCGTGGTTCGGCAGTGCGCTCGCAGTTGCGCTCGGCGCGCTGTCGCACCTGAGCGAGCTGGTCGACAAGCTGTGGCACCCGTTTTCCTACCTGCTGTTCCCGCTGTCAGGTGCGGCTTTCATCGTCGCCGCGCTGCCGCAATTTGCGCAGGAAATCGTATTGTGGATCCCGACGGTCCACGGGATCGAGCTGGTGCGCGAAGGCTTTTTCGGCGACCGCGCCCGGGCGATCTACGACCTTGGCTACGTTATTCCGTTCAATCTGGTTCTAACCCTTATCGCACTGATTGCGCTGCGATATGTCGCGCGTAGGGTGGTGCCTGAATGA
- a CDS encoding ABC transporter ATP-binding protein: MIEVRNLTKVYPTRFGENLVLDDVSFDLAMGERLGILGRNGAGKSTMIRLISGAERPTSGTVRRSMSVSWPIAFGGAFQPNLTGIDNVRFISRIYNQDEEKNLRFVEEFAELGPYLREEVRTYSSGMRARLAFAISMIIEFDCFLIDEVGAVGDARFHERCNRELFRKRADRAMIIISHDASYIRDHCNRFAVLHNAKLTLFDDFDAAYGHFREQLGLAAREHSPLEQLPDDRRQLIETTHTVSVLDDAFRASVQQADWKRDAAQWAEAETEYARALALFPFQRSYWVQKGHVAKEAGAFERAEIAYRTAIALGEAFEDVREHLDFVLRRQGTDLAAWPAAIYQRVPAAMAAPAAPDLAVLVRAAWGEPALAEAEERDLLRRHATCNALLATIIADPRFAVARRRSEGDHETSAASEGQVPAWIADLVVIACAAADRDEKTAIAARIAAAIAAGRDPWPVLTAAGGFHDWPAVNHTQTVETA; this comes from the coding sequence ATGATCGAAGTCCGCAACCTTACAAAGGTCTATCCGACCCGCTTCGGCGAGAACCTGGTGCTGGACGATGTCAGCTTCGACCTTGCGATGGGGGAGCGGCTTGGCATTCTCGGCCGCAATGGCGCCGGCAAATCGACCATGATCCGCCTCATCAGCGGGGCAGAGCGGCCGACTTCGGGCACGGTGCGCCGGTCGATGTCTGTGTCCTGGCCGATAGCGTTCGGCGGGGCGTTCCAGCCAAACCTGACCGGGATCGATAACGTCCGCTTCATCAGCCGCATCTACAATCAGGACGAAGAGAAGAACCTTCGTTTTGTCGAGGAATTTGCCGAGCTTGGCCCCTACCTGCGCGAGGAAGTGCGGACCTATTCCTCCGGCATGCGTGCGCGGCTCGCCTTCGCGATCTCGATGATCATCGAGTTCGACTGCTTCCTGATCGACGAGGTTGGCGCCGTGGGCGATGCGCGGTTCCACGAGCGCTGCAATCGGGAATTGTTCCGCAAGCGCGCTGACCGGGCAATGATCATCATTTCCCACGACGCGTCCTACATCCGCGATCACTGCAACCGCTTTGCTGTGCTGCATAACGCCAAGCTCACCCTGTTTGACGATTTCGACGCCGCCTATGGCCACTTCCGCGAACAGCTTGGGCTCGCCGCCCGCGAACATTCGCCGCTCGAACAGCTCCCCGATGACCGCCGCCAGCTGATCGAGACCACCCATACCGTGTCGGTGCTCGACGATGCCTTCCGCGCCAGCGTGCAGCAGGCCGACTGGAAACGCGATGCCGCGCAATGGGCAGAAGCGGAGACCGAATACGCCCGCGCGCTGGCCCTGTTTCCCTTCCAGCGGTCATACTGGGTGCAGAAGGGCCATGTCGCCAAGGAGGCTGGCGCTTTCGAGCGCGCCGAGATCGCCTATCGCACCGCGATTGCGCTGGGCGAGGCGTTCGAGGACGTGCGAGAACATCTCGATTTCGTGCTGCGCCGGCAAGGCACCGATCTCGCCGCATGGCCCGCCGCCATCTATCAGCGAGTCCCGGCCGCCATGGCTGCGCCAGCCGCCCCCGATCTCGCCGTACTCGTGCGTGCGGCGTGGGGCGAGCCTGCCTTGGCCGAGGCCGAGGAACGCGATCTGTTGCGCCGACATGCGACCTGCAACGCATTGCTCGCCACAATCATTGCCGATCCGCGCTTTGCAGTCGCCCGCCGCCGGTCTGAGGGCGACCACGAGACCAGCGCTGCTTCCGAGGGGCAGGTGCCCGCATGGATCGCCGATCTGGTGGTGATTGCCTGCGCCGCTGCCGATCGGGACGAAAAAACCGCCATTGCTGCACGCATCGCTGCAGCAATCGCCGCCGGCCGTGACCCCTGGCCGGTTCTTACAGCCGCAGGCGGCTTTCATGACTGGCCGGCCGTCAATCACACACAGACCGTAGAAACGGCGTGA
- a CDS encoding glycosyltransferase family 4 protein, protein MSRILIDGYNLGLEKGTGVATYARNLSYEISNLGHEVDVLYGNNASATRNDLLREIYFFDSSVDERIKWLEILDQAYQALQGPLAFKARQIPVTGRVVTRTFQSRLPKFDRLYNAPDLFMRAQSAFKLWKRPLRIRMPEKPDLAHWTYPIPLRVPGRPNIYTLHDVVPLRLPYTTLDHKRRYLRLLQQLDRKAAHFVTVSESSKQDLVDLVGIAPERITNTYQSVSIPDKYRFKPEDQVAREVEGLTGFDYKGYFLFWGSLEPKKNIGRLIEAYLSSQVDTPLVIVGAQAWKSEQELKLLGETGTVYGSLERRRGARKRIIQMPYAPFPLLVSLIRGAKAAMFPSLYEGFGLPVLEAMLLGTPVICSNTSSLPEVAGDAALMVDPYDTQAITQAIRTLDADDDLRDHYIASGHQQAARFSPEVYRDRLKAVYDRHL, encoded by the coding sequence ATGAGCCGGATCCTTATCGACGGGTACAATCTCGGATTGGAGAAAGGCACTGGTGTAGCCACCTATGCGCGCAACCTCAGCTACGAGATCTCCAATCTCGGACACGAGGTCGACGTGCTCTATGGCAACAATGCCAGCGCCACCCGCAACGATCTGCTGCGCGAGATCTACTTCTTCGATTCTTCGGTTGATGAACGGATCAAGTGGCTCGAGATCCTCGATCAGGCCTATCAGGCGCTGCAAGGCCCGCTGGCGTTCAAGGCGCGGCAGATCCCCGTTACGGGACGGGTCGTCACCCGCACGTTCCAGTCGCGCCTGCCGAAGTTCGACCGGCTCTACAACGCACCCGATCTGTTCATGCGGGCACAGAGCGCGTTCAAGCTGTGGAAGCGCCCGCTGCGTATCCGGATGCCGGAAAAGCCCGATCTGGCGCACTGGACCTACCCGATCCCGCTGCGTGTCCCGGGTCGGCCCAATATCTATACGTTGCACGATGTTGTGCCGCTGCGGCTGCCCTATACGACGCTCGATCACAAGCGGCGTTATCTGCGTCTGCTCCAACAGCTCGATCGCAAGGCCGCGCACTTTGTCACCGTCTCGGAAAGTTCGAAGCAGGATCTGGTCGACCTGGTCGGGATCGCGCCTGAGCGGATCACCAACACCTACCAGTCGGTCAGTATTCCCGACAAATACCGCTTCAAGCCCGAAGATCAGGTCGCCCGCGAGGTCGAGGGGCTGACGGGGTTCGATTACAAAGGCTATTTCCTGTTCTGGGGCTCGCTCGAGCCGAAGAAAAACATCGGCCGGCTGATCGAGGCGTATCTGTCCTCGCAGGTCGATACGCCGCTGGTCATCGTCGGCGCGCAGGCATGGAAGTCCGAGCAGGAACTGAAGCTGCTGGGCGAGACCGGCACAGTCTATGGCAGCCTCGAACGCCGCCGGGGCGCGCGCAAGCGGATCATCCAGATGCCCTATGCGCCGTTCCCGCTACTGGTCAGCCTGATCCGCGGGGCCAAGGCTGCGATGTTCCCCTCGCTATACGAAGGTTTCGGCCTGCCGGTGCTCGAAGCCATGCTGCTCGGCACGCCGGTGATCTGTTCGAACACCTCCTCGCTGCCAGAAGTGGCGGGCGATGCGGCGCTGATGGTCGATCCCTATGATACCCAGGCAATCACCCAGGCGATCCGGACGCTCGATGCCGATGATGACCTGCGCGATCATTATATCGCAAGCGGGCACCAGCAGGCCGCCCGCTTCAGCCCCGAAGTCTATCGCGATCGCCTGAAAGCCGTCTATGACCGCCACTTGTGA